A portion of the Amia ocellicauda isolate fAmiCal2 chromosome 22, fAmiCal2.hap1, whole genome shotgun sequence genome contains these proteins:
- the brip1 gene encoding Fanconi anemia group J protein, translating to MATFPSEYTIGGVKIQFPCKAYPSQLAMMNSIVRGLNCQQHCLLESPTGSGKSLALLCSALAWQQAKYGNATVDEISLDDCKKPGAAQLCQCNCHSCPPQLPGSAAPSQPPAPPTPPAQSTPLPLDTVSQPEEFSLKGTLASRLSQRLQASVCQDHDDDFQEARKRIRTPSTDNKERKRRCLDRGVQFIDDEPEPEDRGPGAQRWSVEHSSHTESTHRLPADPCPTPVPCSRCLCASAKTDKDGGKGKENGAGCCGGKAKVPKIFFGTRTHKQITQITRELRRSAYSSVPMTILSSRDHTCVHPEVSKQGSRNERCKELLEAKNGQSCRYFHGVHKMREQKLLQWEHGLHQAWDIEELVGLGRKLRSCAYYAARELMQEADIVFCPYNYLLDPQIRESMDISLKGQVVVLDEAHNIEDCARESASFTLTQHQLLTAREEVDLMVNHNIRRADHEPLRAFCCSLINWVEESCGLLVERGYETACKVWSGKEILGIFHGLGITEATFPILQKHLAAVLEKEEKVSQVRGREETVQVPVVSSNTQSVLRGLFMVLDFLFRYQCRFADDYRVALQQSYAWTNQPDLPDAQGFFARPRRRQSARRKTLVHTLSFWCLNPAVAFSDLSGTVRTIVLTSGTLSPMSSFSSELGVKFSIQLEANHVISRSQVWVGTIGAGPQGRKLCATFQHTETFAFQDEVGALLLSICQAMARGVLCFLPSYKMLDKLKERWVQTGLWEKMEERKAVITEPKGGDKADFDELLQTYYDAIQLRGERDGALLIAVCRGKVSEGLDFTDDNARAVVTIGIPFPNVKDLQVELKRKYNDQHCKSRGLLPGSQWYEIQAFRALNQALGRCIRHKNDWGALILVDDRFRCNPNKYITGLSKWVRQQVQHHDTFSCALQSLISFSRGHQEAAASGQVGGSLVGQAEAKDCTQRQPSENTPQWGPAPLFQRDVPIGNAQLECAAGNAGDQAALQQLPESPSTSWQRERSTEGEASKGRGHLKRGGFHKLFKTSLTSTPLCGALKNPIFNSVPPGWGHRDLGVRSAVAGHVPIDTPAVEVSSEQPGGGHEILVESRTSLHLLSPIKPAAASDATLETEAGLVLRPKEEEEAVEEEEDQTLFYTPELFEVEEDSGVGDQDCGTELASELVALGTDAPPACPLSNGAAQPVSEDLFGSVRDEELAGPVAAEKGETQAPSRDGVAGERGVGGQAGSDRDNSSVAQANGIVDLVEWAQTQRQTSRRTHRLSRSRNKGAPSSAGKLTSYFLTASPRTGHTEEAIEIDD from the exons ATGGCCACTTTCCCGTCAGAGTACACCATTGGGGGGGTGAAGATCCAGTTCCCCTGCAAGGCCTACCCCTCGCAGCTGGCCATGATGAACTCG ATCGTGCGGGGGCTCAACTGCCAGCAGCACTGTCTGCTGGAGAGTCCCACTGGCAGTGGGAAGAGCCTGGCGCTGCTCTGCTCGGCACTGGCCTGGCAGCAGGCAAAGTACG GTAATGCGACAGTGGACGAGATTTCTCTGGACGATTGCAAGAAGCCAGGGGCTGCCCAGCTCTGTCAGTGCAACTGCCACTCCTGCCCTCCCCAGCTGCCCGGTTCTGCGGCTCCCAGCCAGCCCCCTGCCCCACCAACGCCCCCTGCACAGAGCACGCCCCTACCACTCGACACAG TTTCCCAGCCAGAGGAGTTCAGCCTGAAGGGCACGCTGGCATCCCGGCTGTCCCAGCGGCTCCAGGCCTCTGTCTGCCAGGACCATGATGATGACTTCCAGGAGGCCAGGAAGAGGATCCGCACCCCCTCCACTGACAATAAG GAGAGAAAGCGCCGCTGCCTGGACAGAGGGGTACAGTTCATCGACGACGAGCCGGAGCCCGAGGATAGAGGCCCCGGGGCCCAGCGCTGGAGCGTGGAGCACAGCTCACACACGGAGAGCACCCACAGACTGCCCGCAGACCCCTGCCCT ACCCCAGTGCCATGCTCTCGGTGCCTCTGTGCCAGTGCCAAGACGGATAAGGACGGAGGGAAGGGCAAGGAGAATGGCGCCGGTTGCTGCGGCGGGAAGGCGAAGGTTCCCAAGATCTTCTTCGGGACACGCACTCACAAGCAGATCACGCAGATCACGAGGGAGCTGCGGCGCTCGGCCTACTCCAGCGTCCCCATGACCATCCTGTCCAGCCGGGACCACACCTGCGTCCACCCCGAGGTCTCCAAGCAAGGCAGTCGCAACGAGCGCTGCAAGGAGTTGCTGGAGGCCAAGAAC GGCCAGTCCTGTCGCTATTTCCACGGCGTGCACAAGATGCGAGAGCAGAAGCTGCTGCAGTGGGAGCATGGGCTGCACCAGGCCTGGGACATCGAGGAGCTGGTGGGACTGGGCCGAAAACTGCGCTCCTGCGCCTACTACGCCGCTCGCGAGCTCATGCAGGAGGCCGACATCGTCTTCTGTCCCTACAACTACCTGCTGGACCCGCAGATCagggagagt atggACATCTCCCTAAAAGGCCAGGTGGTGGTGCTGGATGAGGCCCATAACATCGAGGACTGTGCCCGAGAGAGCGCCAGCTTCACCCTCACCCAGCATCAGCTGCTGACCGCCCGCGAGGAGGTGGACCTCATGGTCAACCACAACATCCGCCGTGCCGACCACGAGCCCCTGAGGGCCTTCTGCTGCAGCCTCATCAA CTGGGTCGAGGAGAGCTGTGGGCTGTTGGTGGAGAGGGGGTATGAGACGGCTTGCAAGGTTTGGAGTGGCAAGGAGATCCTGGGCATCTTCCACGGCCTGGGCATCACAGAGGCCACCTTTCCCATCCTGCAG AAGCACCTGGCGGCCgtgctggagaaggaggagaaggtGTCGCAGGTGCGCGGGCGAGAGGAGACCGTGCAAGTCCCCGTCGTCAGCTCCAACACTCAGTCTGTGCTCAGGGGCCTCTTCATGGTACTCGACTTCCTGTTCAGATACCAGTGCCG GTTCGCAGATGATTACCGGGTGGCGCTGCAGCAGAGCTACGCCTGGACCAACCAGCCAGACCTGCCCGACGCTCAGGGCTTCTTCGCCCGGCCGCGCCGACGCCAGAGCGCCCGCAGGAAGACGCTGGTGCACACACTGAGCTTCTGGTGCCTCAACCCTGCGGTG GCCTTCTCGGACCTGAGCGGCACCGTGCGCACCATTGTCCTGACCTCCGGGACGCTCTCCCCCATGAGCTCCTTCTCCTCCGAGCTTGGCGTCAAGTTCTCCATCCAGCTGGAGGCCAATCACGTGATCAGCAGGTCGCAG GTGTGGGTGGGCACAATTGGCGCCGGGCCGCAGGGGCGGAAGCTGTGCGCCACCTTCCAGCACACCGAGACCTTTGCCTTCCAGGACGAGGTTGGTGCGCTGCTGCTGAGCATCTGCCAGGCTATGGCACGCGGCGTGCTCTGCTTCCTGCCCTCCTACAAG ATGCTGGACAAGCTGAAGGAGCGCTGGGTCCAGACCGGTCTGTGGGAGAAGATGGAAGAGCGCAAGGCCGTGATCACCGAGCCCAAGGGCGGAGACAAGGCCGATTTCGATGAGCTGCTGCAGACCTACTACGATGCCATCCAGCTGAGAGGAGAGCGAG ACGGGGCGCTGCTGATCGCCGTGTGCCGCGGGAAAGTGAGCGAGGGGCTGGACTTCACAGATGACAACGCGCGTGCCGTGGTCACCATCGGGATCCCCTTCCCCAACGTGAAGGACCTGCAG GTGGAGCTGAAGAGGAAATACAATGACCAGCACTGCAAGAGCCGCGGCCTCCTGCCCGGCAGCCAGTGGTATGAGATCCAGGCCTTCCGCGCTCTCAATCAGGCCCTGGGCAG GTGTATTAGGCACAAGAACGACTGGGGGGCCCTCATCCTGGTGGACGATCGCTTCAGGTGTAACCCCAATAAATATATCACAG GTCTGTCAAAGTGGGTgcgccagcaggtgcagcatcACGACACCTTCAGCTGCGCCCTCCAGTCCCTGATCAGCTTCTCCCGGGGGCACCAAGAGGCTGCGGCTAGCGGCCAGGTGGGGGGCAGCCTGGTGGGGCAAGCCGAAGCCAAGGACTGCACTCAGCGACAGCCCAGCGAGAACACCCCGCAGTGGGGCCCGGCACCTCTATTCCAGCGGGACGTCCCGATTGGGAACGCGCAGCTCGAGTGTGCAGCCGGCAATGCAG gtgaccAGGCCGCTCTGCAGCAGCTGCCCGAatctccctccacctcctggCAGCGTGAGCGGTCCACGGAGGGGGAAGCAAGTAAAGGCAGAGGTCACCTGAAACGAGGAGGCTTCCACAAACTCTTCAAAACGTCCCTCACCTCCACACCTCTGTGCGGCGCGCTGAAGAACCCCATCTTCAATTCGGTGCCACCGGGGTGGGGGCACCGGGACTTGGGTGTTCGTTCGGCTGTCGCGGGGCATGTGCCGATCGATACGCCGGCTGTGGAAGTGTCTTCAGAACAGCCTGGTGGGGGACATGAAATATTGGTTGAAAGCAGGACATCCTTACACCTCCTCTCCCCCATCAAGCCAGCGGCCGCCTCTGACGCGACACTTGAGACGGAGGCCGGTTTGGTGTTGCGGCccaaggaagaggaggaggcagtagaggaggaagaggaccaGACCCTGTTTTACACCCCGGAACTGTTTGAGGTAGAGGAGGACAGTGGGGTTGGAGACCAGGACTGCGGGACAGAATTAGCCTCTGAACTGGTTGCACTGGGCACAGATGCTCCCCCAGCGTGCCCCCTTTCTAACGGAGCAGCCCAGCCGGTCTCCGAAGACCTCTTTGGCTCCGTTAGGGATGAAGAGCTGGCTGGGCCCGTAGCTGCCGAGAAGGGTGAGACTCAAGCCCCGAGTAGAGACGGCGTTGCGGGAGAACGAGGGGTTGGGGGCCAGGCGGGCAGCGACAGGGACAACAGTAGTGTAGCGCAGGCCAACGGGATTGTCGACCTGGTTGAGTGGGCCCAGACTCAAAGACAGACCAGCAGACGGACACACAGACTCTCTAGGTCTAGAAATAAAGGGGCACCTTCGTCAGCAGGTAAACTCACAAGTTATTTCCTCACGGCGTCCCCGCGCACAGGTCACACAGAAGAGGCCATCGAGATAGACGATTAG